One part of the Malus sylvestris chromosome 2, drMalSylv7.2, whole genome shotgun sequence genome encodes these proteins:
- the LOC126587576 gene encoding protein LATERAL ROOT PRIMORDIUM 1-like — protein MLGLRDILLIAPTPTSLHHQQHQPISSEHHTALPLPSSAALGVGLGIFPLLTATPHAPIAEGNSDTSHFWGLRKCQDPNSSKQDMLNFGNQNHGGAQQHEQVVDCHGNNDRDGAGGGKSSNMKACKDCGNRAKKGCEYRRCRTCCRGHGYHCSTHVKSTWVPASRRRERQNMVTVAVPGVGGGSGGGEGSSGSSSVAKRPRVAVPSQNANANIKRSLPDKVRAPAVFRCHRVTAISNGEAELAYQATVKISGHVFRGLLYDHGVDENNTLPCISQPNLESDTNQRNADSASTPTVPPSNNACPTSTS, from the exons ATGTTGGGACTCAGAGATATCCTCCTCATTGCCCCAACTCCAACTTCCTTGCACCACCAACAACATCAACCCATTTCCTCCGAACACCACACAGCCCTCCCTCTGCCTTCCTCCGCCGCTCTCGGCGTCGGCCTTGGAATCTTCCCTCTTCTCACCGCCACCCCACACGCACCAATAGCCGAGGGCAACTCTGACACTTCCCACTTCTGGGGACTCAGGAAGTGCCAAGACCCCAACTCTTCGAAGCAGGACATGCTCAACTTTGGAAACCAAAACCATGGTGGCGCTCAGCAGCATGAACAGGTTGTGGACTGTCATGGCAATAATGACAGAGACGGCGCCGGTGGTGGCAAGAGCTCCAATATGAAGGCTTGCAAGGACTGCGGAAACAGGGCAAAGAAGGGGTGTGAGTACAGGAGGTGCAGGACTTGCTGCAGAGGACACGGCTATCACTGCTCTACTCACGTGAAGAGCACGTGGGTACCGGCGTCCAGGCGGCGCGAGCGTCAGAATATGGTCACAGTTGCTGTTCCTGGCGTTGGCGGTGGTAGCGGCGGCGGAGAAG GTTCTTCTGGATCTTCTTCTGTTGCCAAAAGACCAAGAGTTGCTGTTCCATCACAGAATGCAA ATGCAAATATCAAACGCTCGTTGCCGGATAAAGTTCGTGCCCCTGCAGTTTTCCGGTGCCACAGAGTCACCGCGATCAGTAACGGCGAAGCTGAGTTAGCGTATCAGGCGACGGTGAAAATAAGCGGCCATGTTTTCAGGGGGTTGCTGTATGATCATGGGGTTGATGAGAACAACACATTACCGTGTATTTCACAACCGAATTTGGAAAGTGATACAAACCAAAGAAATGCGGACTCTGCTTCTACTCCAACTGTTCCTCCATCAAACAATGCCTGTCCAACCTCAACCAGCTGA